One stretch of Segatella copri DNA includes these proteins:
- a CDS encoding glycan-binding surface protein has product MKLNNKILSVMLLGATAFTGLSITSCVDEPDKYEIAGGTPSIDYVRLCDVTKKDSMLTGAYMGTSICLVGNNLRSITKMLFNDQQAILNTSMITDHTLIVDVPKTLTDNPTNKIYMYNKDGECTEYDFKTLVPEPVVTSLSNEFAKDGETVTLKGDYLLDYENAHLKITFPGNVDVTDFKSISKSAVTFVVPEGAQKGFVTVESMYGKGKSKFYFRDDRCILFDWDNDGDDAIATGHGWRDGIQNGNRMRNDVEGVQPLDGNYYYLGGKTVNFDSWAEDEYSFNYWPEPAAGYPELNSLMKWDDVDNIQVKFEVNIPNDWTGLSLQVYFTGNDQVTYSTGNNNYLADDKLPRALWTPWYGATNNTFSTSGNWQTVSIPLSEFAYDRYGNKLGGLKFENLTGMTMFLYTGPYKEATVECSPTICVDNIRVCPINE; this is encoded by the coding sequence ATGAAGCTAAATAATAAAATATTAAGTGTCATGCTTCTTGGAGCTACAGCATTTACAGGACTCAGCATTACAAGTTGTGTGGATGAGCCTGACAAATATGAAATAGCTGGTGGAACTCCTTCTATTGATTACGTTCGCCTGTGCGATGTAACCAAGAAAGATTCCATGTTAACTGGAGCATACATGGGTACAAGTATCTGTCTGGTCGGTAACAACTTGAGAAGTATAACAAAAATGCTCTTCAACGATCAGCAGGCTATTTTGAATACAAGTATGATTACAGACCATACCTTGATTGTAGATGTACCAAAGACTCTTACTGACAATCCTACCAATAAGATCTACATGTACAACAAGGATGGTGAGTGTACTGAATATGACTTCAAGACGCTCGTACCAGAACCGGTGGTAACATCATTGAGCAATGAGTTTGCAAAAGATGGCGAAACAGTAACCCTGAAAGGCGACTACCTGCTGGATTACGAGAATGCTCATCTTAAAATCACATTCCCAGGCAACGTAGATGTTACAGATTTCAAGAGCATTTCCAAGAGTGCCGTTACTTTTGTGGTACCAGAAGGTGCACAGAAAGGATTTGTCACAGTAGAAAGCATGTATGGAAAAGGTAAGTCTAAGTTCTATTTCCGTGACGACCGCTGCATACTCTTCGACTGGGATAATGACGGAGATGACGCAATAGCAACAGGTCATGGCTGGCGTGATGGAATTCAAAATGGTAACCGTATGAGGAATGATGTTGAAGGAGTTCAGCCTCTTGACGGAAATTACTACTACTTAGGAGGCAAGACCGTTAATTTCGATTCATGGGCTGAAGATGAATACTCATTCAACTACTGGCCAGAGCCGGCTGCAGGTTATCCTGAGTTGAACTCGCTGATGAAATGGGATGATGTTGACAACATACAAGTGAAGTTTGAGGTTAACATTCCTAATGATTGGACAGGCTTGTCATTACAGGTATATTTTACCGGTAACGACCAGGTAACATACTCAACAGGCAACAACAACTATCTTGCAGATGACAAGCTTCCACGTGCACTTTGGACTCCATGGTATGGAGCAACAAACAACACATTCAGCACTTCAGGAAACTGGCAGACTGTTTCTATTCCATTATCAGAATTTGCATACGACAGATATGGAAACAAATTGGGTGGTTTGAAGTTTGAGAATCTCACAGGTATGACCATGTTCCTCTATACAGGACCATACAAAGAGGCTACTGTAGAATGCTCACCAACAATTTGCGTTGATAACATTCGTGTTTGCCCTATCAATGAATAA
- a CDS encoding acetylxylan esterase, which yields MSVLGTSSLSAQIRGNNIVVTVTPDHQDWNYRVGEKANFTVNVRKSGTLLNQVKVDYEAGPAMFPEVKKSTTLKGGTMKWCGSLNRPGFYRLKVIAHVDGKDYEGLCTAGFSPEKIQPFAQEPKDFDAFWKKALDEARQNDLNPTKVLLPERCTKDKNVYEISYNNNRWGSKMYGILSVPVKEGKYPALLRVPGAGVRPYAGDTYTAPAECIVLEIGIHGVPVTMQQKIYDDLANGELKGYWDTNLENPYRNAYRRVVTGAVRGVDYIASLPEWNGKTIGVTGSSQGGFLSIAVAALDKRITFLAPVHDAMCDYEAEIHGVAGGWPHYFYKEDKAQGAAWKEQKLTYLEKARLEGARYYDGVNFARRITVPGWYSFGYNDEVVPPTSSYGLYNSVKAPKTLSLYQMTGHYWYQEQWDEWQAWIIQQLKK from the coding sequence ATGAGTGTGCTGGGGACTTCAAGCCTCAGCGCACAAATCAGAGGAAACAACATCGTGGTAACGGTAACTCCTGACCATCAGGACTGGAATTACCGGGTAGGCGAGAAGGCTAACTTCACGGTGAATGTGAGAAAGAGCGGTACGCTACTCAACCAGGTGAAGGTTGATTATGAAGCCGGTCCGGCAATGTTTCCGGAGGTGAAGAAAAGTACCACTCTCAAGGGCGGAACCATGAAATGGTGCGGCAGTCTGAACAGACCGGGCTTCTATCGTCTCAAGGTTATCGCTCATGTTGATGGCAAGGATTACGAGGGACTTTGCACGGCAGGTTTCTCTCCAGAGAAGATCCAGCCTTTCGCACAGGAACCTAAGGATTTCGATGCTTTCTGGAAGAAGGCACTGGATGAGGCAAGACAGAATGACCTCAATCCTACCAAGGTGCTTCTGCCTGAGCGTTGTACCAAGGATAAGAATGTATATGAAATAAGTTATAACAACAACCGATGGGGCTCTAAGATGTATGGCATCCTGAGTGTCCCGGTAAAAGAAGGTAAGTATCCGGCTTTGCTCCGTGTACCTGGTGCGGGTGTACGCCCTTATGCCGGCGATACTTATACGGCTCCTGCTGAGTGCATCGTACTGGAAATCGGTATTCACGGTGTTCCTGTTACCATGCAGCAGAAGATTTATGATGATCTTGCCAATGGCGAACTGAAAGGCTACTGGGATACCAATCTCGAGAATCCTTATCGCAATGCTTACAGACGGGTAGTAACCGGTGCAGTCCGTGGTGTGGATTATATCGCTTCGCTCCCTGAGTGGAACGGAAAGACTATCGGTGTAACGGGTTCATCACAGGGTGGATTTCTTTCCATCGCTGTGGCAGCTCTCGATAAGCGAATCACATTCCTGGCTCCTGTTCATGATGCTATGTGTGATTATGAAGCTGAGATTCACGGAGTTGCAGGCGGCTGGCCTCACTATTTCTATAAGGAAGACAAGGCACAGGGGGCTGCATGGAAAGAGCAGAAACTTACGTATTTGGAAAAGGCAAGACTCGAAGGTGCACGCTATTATGATGGCGTCAACTTCGCCCGTCGTATCACCGTTCCTGGCTGGTACAGTTTCGGTTATAATGATGAGGTGGTTCCGCCAACATCGTCTTACGGACTTTATAATTCGGTAAAAGCGCCAAAGACATTGAGTCTGTACCAGATGACCGGTCATTACTGGTATCAGGAGCAGTGGGATGAGTGGCAGGCTTGGATTATTCAGCAATTAAAGAAATAG
- a CDS encoding RagB/SusD family nutrient uptake outer membrane protein — MKKYNIYKTAVCAFVLGLSLSSCGDFLDQPDNSNYNADTFYNGDAECYQGANSLYSMPWYDFQRGFFKVGEVMSGNYYWWGSEDTQYWNCNVSANNANLKDMSYSLWTVNAYANTIYDKLKGASASASVKSACMGECLTWKAMAYFYLVRTFGAVPIIHNNTDIIGAGTYNDQYKANIEDVYDYIIMTLKKAIELLPEKDPTGLGRIDKYSAEGLLAKVYLTKSGFDPATTTYEQGSVAYIKTTNHQRNQEDLDNAAKYAKDVIDNSGRSLESAANFPAMFYGAYKGPESLIAWHWRATRDPWTSQNSLQSDLAITGFDETGNNWGGWAGPSVDLIEAFGDNPTSQTRNNTDIRRKATMMMAGDKYDYFYTDCGGFDFLKHVYKGYEKHPGNGELQSPTGAQCVKHLVGDKADHNLHIGCDFDVMAYGNYTQLLRLADVYLIYAEAKIGNAGSTTDASAIDAFYKVRNRAVSTYERPTSISFEDVWKERRLELALEGDRWYDYVRRFYFDPDATIAELNAQKRNEYYGLNALYETWYNKGSYDGPWNLNSDVRYNDDPGKHQNVQVSSFTIPFPTEDATMNPHLLEAPQHVDISQFTY, encoded by the coding sequence ATGAAAAAATACAATATATATAAAACGGCCGTTTGCGCATTCGTCTTGGGTCTCAGCTTGTCTTCTTGCGGGGACTTTCTGGATCAGCCAGACAATTCCAACTACAATGCAGACACGTTCTATAATGGTGATGCAGAGTGCTATCAAGGCGCCAATTCTCTGTACAGTATGCCATGGTATGATTTCCAAAGAGGTTTCTTCAAAGTTGGTGAAGTAATGTCAGGAAACTATTATTGGTGGGGAAGTGAAGATACTCAATACTGGAACTGTAACGTATCTGCCAACAATGCCAACCTGAAAGATATGTCTTATTCACTTTGGACAGTAAATGCCTACGCTAACACCATTTATGATAAACTGAAAGGTGCCAGCGCAAGCGCAAGCGTAAAGAGTGCATGTATGGGAGAATGCCTGACATGGAAAGCTATGGCATACTTCTATCTTGTACGTACATTCGGTGCTGTGCCAATCATCCATAACAACACAGACATTATCGGTGCCGGTACATACAATGACCAGTATAAGGCCAACATAGAGGATGTATACGATTACATCATCATGACCTTGAAAAAAGCCATTGAACTGTTACCGGAAAAAGATCCTACAGGTCTTGGACGTATTGATAAATACAGCGCAGAAGGCTTGCTTGCCAAGGTTTACCTGACAAAGTCTGGTTTCGATCCAGCAACTACAACTTACGAACAGGGAAGTGTGGCATACATCAAGACCACCAATCACCAGCGCAATCAGGAAGATCTTGACAACGCTGCAAAATATGCAAAGGACGTGATTGACAACAGTGGAAGAAGTCTTGAATCTGCAGCTAATTTCCCAGCAATGTTCTATGGTGCATACAAAGGTCCAGAATCACTCATCGCATGGCACTGGCGTGCCACACGTGACCCTTGGACATCTCAAAACTCACTTCAAAGTGACCTCGCTATTACGGGTTTCGATGAAACAGGTAACAACTGGGGAGGATGGGCTGGTCCATCAGTAGACCTGATAGAAGCTTTCGGAGATAATCCAACAAGCCAGACTAGAAACAACACCGACATCCGCCGTAAGGCTACCATGATGATGGCTGGTGATAAATACGACTATTTCTACACAGACTGTGGCGGTTTCGATTTCCTGAAGCACGTATATAAAGGATACGAGAAGCACCCAGGCAACGGAGAACTCCAGAGTCCAACAGGAGCACAATGTGTCAAGCATCTTGTTGGTGATAAAGCCGACCATAACTTGCATATAGGCTGCGACTTTGATGTGATGGCTTATGGTAACTATACTCAGCTGTTACGTCTTGCAGATGTTTATCTCATCTATGCAGAAGCCAAGATTGGCAATGCAGGCTCAACAACAGATGCATCTGCCATTGATGCATTCTACAAAGTTCGCAACCGTGCGGTATCTACATACGAACGCCCAACATCTATCAGTTTCGAAGATGTATGGAAGGAGCGCAGATTGGAGTTAGCACTTGAGGGCGATCGCTGGTATGATTACGTACGCAGGTTCTACTTCGATCCTGATGCAACAATTGCTGAGTTGAACGCACAGAAGAGAAATGAGTATTATGGTCTGAATGCGCTCTATGAGACATGGTACAACAAGGGTAGCTATGATGGTCCTTGGAACTTGAACAGCGATGTAAGATACAATGATGATCCTGGTAAGCATCAGAACGTTCAGGTGAGCAGTTTTACCATCCCATTCCCTACAGAAGATGCAACCATGAACCCTCATTTGCTGGAGGCACCACAGCATGTTGACATTTCTCAGTTTACTTATTAA
- a CDS encoding SusC/RagA family TonB-linked outer membrane protein, with the protein MNFKSREKLLASVAALSLLGISPQQTFAAQITTNQAVQQTKKITGNVSDAMGPIIGATVKVKGTKNAAVTDFDGNYTLNVGAGQTVEVTYVGYVTKTFKVGGQSKYDITLVEDNNSLDEVVVVGYGTMKKSDISGASVSMGEDQIKGSIITNLDQSFQGRVAGVTSVATSGAPGSSTSIRVRGQSTINAGAEPLYVIDGVIFQGGGSSGGSLGLGDALGNGSVSTVSPMSTINPADIVSMEILKDASATAIYGAQGANGVVLITTKRGKIGEAKFTYDGMAAWQYQGKRIDILNLREFSEYYNDFVNNGWISQDQARPDFSDPSILGRGTNWQDAVFRTAFQHQHQVAAQGGTEKVKYYVSGGMMDQDGTIIGSNFKRLNVRANLDAQLKKWFKIGMNTTYTRTKERLLHADGTEGVITYALTTPPDIAIYDVDGNYTSVVRDGWSSPNPIAQALSKDITMKRNKLTGNIFADITPIKNLTWHTELGYDLSWSDAEVFTPTMHLGNWNQDTNFASWQKNTSKYWQFKNYITYNGSIKKHSFTAMLGQEAWRSDWDYTYQANANLPNNTIHLPSLGSSTPSIKSGFGVTTMSSFFTRETYNYDDRYLATYTFRRDGSSNFGPENRWASFHSFAASWRFSNEKFIKSIAGKWLSNGKIRIGWGQTGNANIGAYKWGTTVTKFLVGQTSVAYRPTNIPNTSIKWETQEQTNIGLDLGLFNDKIGFTLDWYNKVSNDMLMPLQLPSYMGTQGNGSSRLNAPWGNYGKIKNTGFELAVNAHPIANKNFSWDTEFNISWNKNKLVGLSGTTNANIIGYGQWNDVVCVSNIGKPLYQFWGYQTDGVYKDFEDIKNSPKPKSYKEGALNKGTTVWPGDIKFKDISGPDGKPDGVIDDYDKTYIGNPQPKYTFGWTNTFRYKDFDLTLFVSGSVGNKVMNYLNISMSKMNNAWVNQSASVKNHAVLAPIDPNKDYSNGYKGNNAYTVYNWYDDVDNIYVVNAGTNIPRLAIGDPAGNSSVISDRYVEDGSYLRMKNITLGYTLPKKYARYLHIESLRVYANIQNLFTITGYDGYDPEVGASTSDSQGYSFGVDNGRYPSPTVYSFGINLAF; encoded by the coding sequence ATGAACTTTAAAAGTAGAGAAAAGTTGCTTGCTAGTGTAGCTGCCCTGAGTCTTCTCGGCATCTCCCCTCAGCAAACTTTCGCAGCCCAGATCACAACGAATCAGGCTGTGCAACAGACCAAGAAGATTACTGGTAACGTATCCGATGCAATGGGTCCTATCATCGGTGCAACAGTAAAAGTGAAAGGCACAAAAAATGCCGCAGTGACAGACTTTGATGGTAACTATACACTGAATGTAGGTGCCGGACAGACTGTAGAGGTAACTTACGTAGGCTATGTTACCAAAACTTTCAAAGTAGGAGGCCAAAGCAAGTACGACATCACTTTGGTAGAAGACAACAACAGTCTTGACGAGGTGGTAGTTGTAGGTTATGGTACCATGAAGAAGAGCGATATCTCAGGAGCTTCTGTTTCCATGGGAGAAGACCAAATCAAAGGTTCTATTATCACAAACTTAGACCAGAGTTTCCAAGGTCGCGTTGCCGGTGTTACATCTGTAGCGACTTCAGGTGCTCCAGGTTCTTCTACCTCAATCCGAGTTCGCGGACAGTCAACAATCAATGCCGGTGCAGAACCACTTTATGTCATTGATGGTGTCATCTTCCAGGGCGGCGGTTCAAGCGGCGGTTCATTAGGTTTGGGAGATGCCTTAGGAAACGGTTCTGTTTCTACCGTATCACCAATGTCAACTATCAACCCTGCCGATATCGTCAGTATGGAAATTCTGAAGGATGCTTCTGCTACAGCCATCTATGGTGCCCAGGGTGCAAATGGTGTTGTACTTATCACAACCAAACGGGGTAAGATTGGAGAAGCAAAATTTACATACGACGGCATGGCAGCATGGCAATACCAGGGAAAGCGTATTGACATTCTGAATCTTCGTGAATTCTCAGAATATTATAATGATTTTGTAAACAACGGATGGATTTCACAGGATCAGGCACGTCCTGATTTCTCAGACCCATCTATCTTGGGTCGAGGAACCAACTGGCAGGACGCTGTATTCCGCACAGCTTTCCAGCACCAGCATCAGGTTGCTGCACAAGGTGGTACAGAGAAGGTTAAGTACTATGTTAGTGGCGGTATGATGGATCAGGATGGTACTATCATCGGTTCTAACTTCAAGCGTTTGAACGTACGTGCCAATCTGGACGCTCAACTGAAGAAATGGTTCAAGATAGGTATGAATACTACATACACAAGAACCAAGGAGCGCCTGCTCCATGCTGATGGTACAGAAGGTGTTATTACATACGCATTGACCACACCACCAGATATTGCCATCTACGATGTAGACGGAAACTACACATCTGTAGTACGTGACGGCTGGTCTTCACCAAACCCTATTGCACAGGCATTGAGCAAGGATATCACCATGAAGCGCAACAAGCTGACCGGTAACATTTTTGCAGACATTACTCCTATAAAGAACCTCACCTGGCATACAGAGTTGGGTTACGACTTGTCATGGAGTGATGCAGAGGTCTTTACACCTACTATGCACTTAGGCAACTGGAACCAGGACACAAACTTTGCAAGCTGGCAGAAGAATACAAGCAAGTATTGGCAGTTTAAGAACTATATTACTTATAATGGAAGTATCAAAAAGCATTCTTTCACAGCCATGCTGGGTCAGGAAGCTTGGCGCAGTGACTGGGATTATACCTATCAGGCAAACGCTAATTTGCCAAACAATACAATCCATTTGCCATCTTTGGGTTCCAGCACTCCTAGTATCAAGTCTGGTTTCGGTGTTACAACCATGTCATCATTCTTTACACGTGAGACATACAACTACGATGACCGTTATTTAGCAACATATACATTCCGTCGTGACGGAAGTTCTAACTTCGGTCCTGAAAACCGTTGGGCTTCATTCCACTCATTTGCAGCAAGCTGGCGTTTCTCTAACGAGAAGTTTATCAAGAGCATCGCAGGTAAATGGTTGAGCAATGGTAAGATTCGTATTGGCTGGGGGCAGACTGGTAATGCCAATATCGGTGCTTACAAATGGGGTACTACCGTAACCAAGTTCCTTGTTGGTCAAACAAGCGTAGCATACCGTCCTACCAATATTCCAAACACTTCTATCAAGTGGGAAACTCAGGAACAGACCAATATCGGTCTCGATCTTGGACTCTTCAATGATAAGATTGGTTTCACTCTCGACTGGTACAACAAGGTTTCCAACGATATGCTGATGCCTTTACAGTTGCCTTCATATATGGGTACTCAAGGCAATGGTTCTTCACGTCTTAATGCACCTTGGGGTAACTACGGTAAGATCAAGAACACCGGTTTCGAGTTGGCAGTAAACGCTCATCCTATTGCTAACAAGAACTTCTCTTGGGATACAGAGTTCAACATTTCTTGGAACAAGAACAAACTGGTAGGTCTCAGCGGCACAACCAATGCCAACATCATTGGCTATGGCCAGTGGAACGACGTGGTCTGTGTTAGTAACATCGGCAAACCTCTCTATCAATTCTGGGGATATCAGACCGATGGCGTATACAAGGATTTTGAAGATATCAAAAACTCTCCTAAGCCTAAGAGCTACAAGGAAGGAGCCCTGAATAAGGGAACAACCGTATGGCCAGGCGATATCAAGTTTAAGGATATTTCAGGTCCTGACGGAAAGCCTGATGGAGTTATCGACGATTACGACAAGACTTACATCGGTAATCCACAGCCTAAATATACATTTGGTTGGACCAACACATTCCGTTATAAGGACTTCGACCTGACATTGTTCGTCAGCGGTTCTGTAGGAAACAAGGTTATGAACTACCTGAATATCAGCATGAGCAAGATGAACAATGCCTGGGTAAACCAGAGTGCAAGTGTCAAGAATCATGCCGTACTGGCTCCAATTGATCCGAACAAGGACTACAGTAATGGTTATAAAGGCAACAATGCCTATACCGTATACAACTGGTATGATGACGTAGACAACATTTATGTAGTAAACGCAGGAACCAACATTCCACGTCTTGCTATCGGTGACCCAGCCGGAAACTCTAGCGTTATCAGTGACAGATATGTTGAAGATGGATCATACTTGAGAATGAAGAATATCACTTTAGGTTATACATTGCCTAAAAAGTATGCAAGATACCTTCATATTGAGAGTTTGAGAGTATATGCAAATATACAGAACCTCTTCACTATTACCGGTTACGACGGTTATGATCCAGAAGTTGGTGCAAGTACATCCGATTCACAGGGATACAGCTTCGGTGTAGATAACGGACGTTATCCTTCACCAACGGTATATTCTTTCGGTATCAACCTTGCTTTCTAA
- a CDS encoding glycoside hydrolase family 130 protein has translation MTTFQDKVKALRAHHEELLSRKNEPVEWGNGIYEKYKNPILTAEHTPLEWRYDFDEKSNPYLMQRIMMNATLNSGAIKWNGKYLLVVRVEGADRKSFFAVAESPNGVDNFRFWDEPITMPEDVVPATNIYDMRLTAHEDGYIYGVFCAERHDDDQPGDLSAATATAAIARTKDLVNWERLPDLKTKSQQRNVVLHPEFADGKYAFYTRPQDGFIDTGSGGGIGWALVDDITHAEIKEEKIINARHYHTIQEVKNGEGPHPIKTDKGWLHLAHGVRGCASGLRYVLYMYMTSLEDPTKVIAEPGGYLLVPEGPEYIGDVMNVVFANGWIADEDGKVFIYYASSDTRMHVATSTIDRLVDYCMNTPKDDYRTQFSVEKIKALVAKNKQTLSK, from the coding sequence ATGACTACATTTCAAGACAAAGTGAAAGCACTTCGCGCTCATCATGAGGAACTGCTGAGCCGTAAGAATGAACCGGTAGAGTGGGGAAATGGTATCTATGAAAAGTATAAGAACCCAATCCTTACTGCAGAACATACACCATTGGAGTGGCGTTACGACTTCGATGAGAAGAGTAATCCGTATCTCATGCAGCGCATCATGATGAATGCTACGCTCAATTCGGGTGCCATCAAGTGGAATGGTAAGTATCTCCTCGTTGTTCGTGTTGAGGGTGCTGACCGCAAGAGTTTCTTTGCCGTAGCAGAGAGTCCTAATGGTGTTGACAACTTCCGTTTCTGGGATGAGCCTATCACCATGCCGGAGGATGTTGTTCCTGCTACCAACATCTATGATATGCGACTCACAGCTCATGAGGATGGTTATATCTATGGCGTGTTCTGTGCAGAGCGTCATGATGATGATCAGCCTGGAGACCTCAGTGCTGCTACTGCTACTGCAGCCATCGCCCGTACCAAGGACCTGGTAAACTGGGAACGCCTTCCTGACTTGAAGACCAAGAGCCAGCAGCGCAATGTGGTTCTCCATCCGGAGTTTGCTGATGGCAAGTATGCTTTCTATACCCGTCCACAGGATGGTTTCATCGATACAGGTTCTGGTGGTGGTATCGGTTGGGCTCTTGTTGATGATATCACTCATGCCGAAATCAAGGAAGAGAAGATCATCAATGCCCGTCACTATCACACCATCCAGGAGGTGAAGAACGGTGAGGGTCCTCATCCTATCAAGACTGATAAGGGCTGGTTGCATCTGGCTCATGGTGTTCGTGGCTGTGCCAGCGGTCTCCGCTATGTGCTCTATATGTACATGACTTCTCTTGAGGATCCTACAAAGGTGATTGCAGAACCAGGTGGATATCTCCTCGTACCGGAAGGTCCTGAGTATATCGGTGATGTAATGAACGTAGTCTTTGCCAATGGTTGGATTGCAGATGAGGATGGCAAGGTATTCATCTACTATGCTTCTTCTGATACCCGCATGCATGTGGCAACTTCTACCATCGACCGATTGGTAGACTACTGCATGAATACACCAAAGGATGATTATCGTACTCAGTTCTCAGTAGAGAAGATCAAGGCTTTGGTAGCAAAAAATAAACAGACTTTAAGTAAATAA
- a CDS encoding glycoside hydrolase family 26 protein: MIGKRILIGAACLMAMQGAMAQVDGVTGASVQTATTSCCKGKKQCCNTPAEQLKVRLQKLLNKGIMLGHQDDPVYGTTWKWDEGKSDVLLTTGDYPAVMGFDLGKIELDSKENLDGVSFDRMRKEIIAQNERGGIVTLSWHPWNPVTGENAWDPKGDAVAAVLDGGAQQQKFDGWLKKVSDFILSLKTNDGKLVPVIFRPWHEMNGGWFWWGASSCTPVQYNQLYVKTLNILTKAGCNNIVWAWSPNLSDEKTVEKFLERFPGEKYVDMLGVDVYEFDNGDANYQQNLAATLDVLMEAAKKVGKIPALTETGCRGISSKKDWFTQTLWPVLQKYQLSYVLFWRNAWDKPQEEAYLPGVGDGAIVEDFKKFKKEKKVLFAKDIVKVKK; encoded by the coding sequence ATGATAGGAAAAAGAATTTTGATTGGTGCAGCTTGCCTCATGGCGATGCAAGGAGCAATGGCACAGGTTGATGGCGTTACGGGCGCATCAGTCCAGACTGCCACTACTTCCTGCTGCAAGGGTAAAAAGCAATGTTGCAATACTCCGGCAGAGCAACTGAAGGTCAGACTGCAGAAATTACTGAACAAGGGAATCATGCTCGGTCATCAGGATGATCCGGTGTATGGTACTACTTGGAAATGGGATGAAGGAAAGAGCGATGTGCTCCTCACTACAGGTGATTATCCTGCTGTGATGGGTTTCGATCTTGGAAAAATAGAGTTGGATAGCAAGGAAAACCTTGACGGCGTGTCTTTCGATCGTATGCGAAAAGAAATCATTGCCCAAAATGAGAGAGGAGGCATCGTCACTTTGAGTTGGCATCCTTGGAATCCGGTAACAGGCGAGAATGCCTGGGATCCGAAAGGTGATGCTGTAGCTGCTGTCCTGGATGGAGGCGCCCAGCAACAGAAGTTCGACGGATGGCTCAAGAAGGTTTCCGATTTCATCCTTTCTTTGAAGACAAACGATGGTAAACTGGTTCCTGTCATCTTCCGACCATGGCATGAAATGAATGGCGGATGGTTCTGGTGGGGAGCTAGCAGTTGCACACCTGTACAATATAACCAATTATACGTAAAAACCCTAAATATACTTACTAAAGCAGGGTGCAATAACATCGTTTGGGCTTGGTCACCAAATCTCAGCGACGAGAAGACAGTAGAAAAATTCCTGGAGCGATTCCCGGGAGAAAAGTATGTGGATATGCTGGGTGTTGACGTCTACGAGTTCGACAACGGCGATGCCAACTATCAGCAGAACCTTGCTGCTACGCTCGATGTGCTGATGGAGGCAGCCAAGAAGGTTGGCAAGATTCCTGCCCTCACCGAAACGGGTTGCAGGGGTATCTCCAGCAAGAAGGACTGGTTTACCCAAACCCTTTGGCCTGTACTTCAGAAGTATCAGTTGAGTTATGTACTCTTCTGGCGTAATGCCTGGGATAAACCTCAGGAAGAGGCTTACCTCCCTGGAGTAGGCGATGGTGCCATCGTCGAGGACTTCAAGAAATTCAAGAAGGAAAAGAAAGTTCTCTTTGCCAAAGACATTGTAAAGGTAAAAAAGTAA